A region from the Sphingopyxis lindanitolerans genome encodes:
- a CDS encoding AMP-binding protein yields the protein MGALLTHQAGRDPDWPALTFDGQTMTRAELDARANRRARALLDRGVGEGDYVTIGLRNGPEFHETAFAIWKIGAVPAPVPHTLPDIELRAIVELVAPKLVIGFDETRLPGHAVLPAGFEPDPGLSDAPLPEKISPSWKAITSGGSTGRPKVIVDHSPSVFDPDMPRLGMEVDDVILNPAPLYHNAPFGFTHMAMCWGAHVVEMAKFDPVEALRLIERHRIKWVYLVPTMMNRIAALPDEVRSSFDVSSIEMVIHMAAACPIWLKEKWIDWLGAEKIFELYAGTEVMGGTTISGPEWLLHKGSVGRVSPKTTRIVNDDGAICAPGEIGEIFFLPATGKGSTYHYLGATAKAIGEWESYGDMGWLDADHYLYLADRRTDMIVSGGSNIYPAEVEAALDQHRQIASSVVVGLPDDDLGHRVHAIIEPRDDAAALDPADIADFVASRLARYKLPYSYEIASGRLRDDAGKVRRSALRSDCIERIERGERFARLR from the coding sequence ATGGGCGCATTGCTGACCCATCAGGCGGGGCGCGACCCCGACTGGCCGGCGCTGACCTTCGACGGCCAAACGATGACCCGAGCCGAACTTGACGCGCGCGCCAATCGCCGCGCGCGGGCGCTGCTCGATCGCGGTGTCGGCGAAGGCGATTATGTGACGATCGGGCTGCGCAACGGCCCCGAATTTCACGAAACCGCGTTCGCGATCTGGAAAATCGGCGCGGTCCCCGCCCCGGTGCCGCACACCCTGCCCGACATCGAGTTGCGCGCGATCGTCGAGTTGGTCGCGCCAAAGCTGGTCATCGGTTTCGACGAGACGCGCCTTCCGGGCCATGCCGTCCTTCCGGCGGGCTTCGAACCCGACCCCGGCCTGTCCGATGCTCCGTTGCCCGAGAAGATTTCGCCGAGTTGGAAAGCGATCACCAGCGGCGGCAGCACCGGCCGGCCCAAGGTGATCGTCGATCATTCGCCGTCGGTGTTCGACCCCGATATGCCGCGGCTGGGAATGGAGGTCGACGATGTCATCCTCAATCCCGCGCCGCTGTATCACAATGCGCCCTTCGGCTTCACCCACATGGCGATGTGCTGGGGCGCGCATGTCGTCGAAATGGCGAAGTTCGACCCCGTCGAGGCGCTGCGACTGATCGAACGACACCGGATCAAATGGGTCTATCTGGTCCCGACGATGATGAACCGCATCGCCGCGCTGCCCGACGAGGTGCGCAGCAGCTTCGATGTCTCCTCGATCGAGATGGTCATCCATATGGCGGCGGCCTGCCCGATCTGGTTGAAGGAGAAGTGGATCGACTGGCTGGGCGCGGAGAAGATCTTCGAGCTTTATGCCGGGACCGAAGTCATGGGCGGCACCACCATCTCGGGCCCCGAATGGCTGCTGCACAAGGGTTCGGTCGGGCGCGTTTCGCCGAAAACGACCAGGATCGTCAACGATGACGGTGCGATTTGCGCGCCGGGCGAGATCGGCGAAATCTTTTTCCTGCCCGCGACCGGCAAGGGATCGACCTATCATTATCTGGGCGCCACCGCGAAGGCGATCGGCGAATGGGAAAGCTATGGCGACATGGGCTGGCTCGACGCCGACCATTATCTCTATCTTGCCGACCGGCGCACCGACATGATCGTCAGCGGCGGGTCGAACATCTACCCCGCCGAGGTCGAGGCCGCGCTCGACCAGCATCGCCAAATCGCCTCGAGCGTCGTCGTCGGCCTGCCCGACGACGATCTGGGCCACCGCGTCCATGCGATCATCGAACCGCGCGACGATGCCGCCGCCCTCGATCCGGCCGACATCGCCGACTTCGTCGCGTCGCGGCTGGCGCGTTACAAATTACCCTACAGCTATGAAATCGCATCGGGACGGCTGCGCGACGACGCCGGCAAGGTGCGCCGTTCGGCGCTGCGGTCGGATTGCATCGAGCGGATCGAGCGCGGCGAGCGATTTGCGCGCCTGCGGTGA
- a CDS encoding Zn-ribbon domain-containing OB-fold protein, whose translation MTLIPAAAPRILARESFATQAYWTSGRSGVLHLARSKASGRWLHPFWNIDESDPDVEIAPVSGRGTVFTYTVNCHAYNPQVPPPYVIAIVELVEQSDLRIVTNIVNCAPDAVGIGLPVRVAFEHHDPLYVPVFEPDL comes from the coding sequence GTGACTCTGATCCCCGCCGCGGCGCCGCGCATATTGGCCCGTGAATCCTTCGCGACCCAGGCCTATTGGACCAGCGGGCGGAGCGGCGTCCTGCATCTTGCGCGCAGCAAGGCCTCGGGCCGCTGGCTCCACCCGTTCTGGAACATCGACGAAAGCGACCCCGATGTCGAAATCGCGCCGGTCAGCGGCAGGGGGACCGTCTTTACCTACACCGTCAACTGCCATGCCTATAATCCGCAAGTGCCGCCGCCCTATGTGATCGCGATCGTCGAACTCGTCGAGCAGAGCGATCTGCGGATCGTCACCAACATCGTCAACTGCGCCCCCGACGCGGTCGGGATCGGGCTGCCGGTGCGGGTGGCGTTCGAGCATCATGATCCGCTATATGTCCCGGTGTTCGAACCCGACCTTTAG
- a CDS encoding aldehyde dehydrogenase family protein, producing the protein MTFATPRSLYIDGEWVQPGSYEALVNPADETVFAEAPVGDAAHADAAIAAAREAFDRGPWPRLPQRERQAALSKFLDAIERRKGELIEMIVTEAGATRMLAEFLQYGIPMQHARHMVEISDRPAITPLPVETTPDARGGITLGAGVIARDPVGVVAAITPYNFPFFLNIGKIIPAMAVGCTIVLKPSPYTPFEALVLGEIAAEAGLPRGVLNIVTGGIDVGTALTTDKRVDLISFTGSDSVGAAIQAQSAPTLKRLLMELGGKSALIVRDDADIMAAAASGVSGIVTHSGQGCALLTRHLVHNSVKDQYIATLAGMLGAIKIGNPADPANMMGPLIREAARKRTEDYVDIALGQGARLVHGGKRPDGLTSGYYYEPTLFADVENGHRIAQEEVFGPIGVVIGFDSDDEAIALANDSDFGLSGAIFSANVGRAYEMALQMRTGGVHINGGAGRMSSHAPFGGIKRSGYGREYGLEGLNEFTNIKTIAFKGG; encoded by the coding sequence ATGACATTCGCAACACCGCGCTCGCTCTACATCGACGGCGAATGGGTCCAGCCGGGCTCCTATGAAGCGTTGGTCAATCCCGCCGACGAAACCGTCTTTGCCGAAGCGCCCGTGGGCGATGCGGCGCATGCCGATGCGGCGATCGCCGCCGCGCGCGAGGCGTTCGACCGCGGCCCCTGGCCGCGCCTTCCCCAGCGCGAACGGCAGGCGGCGCTGAGCAAATTCCTCGACGCCATCGAGCGGCGCAAGGGCGAGCTGATCGAGATGATCGTGACCGAGGCCGGTGCCACAAGGATGCTCGCCGAGTTCCTGCAATATGGCATTCCGATGCAGCACGCGCGGCACATGGTCGAGATTTCCGACCGGCCCGCGATCACCCCGCTGCCCGTCGAAACGACCCCCGATGCACGCGGCGGGATCACGCTGGGCGCCGGCGTCATCGCGCGCGACCCGGTCGGCGTGGTCGCGGCGATCACCCCCTATAATTTCCCCTTCTTCCTCAACATCGGCAAGATCATTCCGGCGATGGCGGTCGGTTGCACCATTGTCCTGAAACCCTCACCCTACACGCCGTTCGAAGCACTTGTATTGGGCGAGATCGCCGCCGAAGCGGGTCTGCCGCGCGGGGTACTCAACATCGTCACCGGCGGCATCGACGTCGGCACCGCGCTCACCACCGACAAGCGCGTCGATCTGATCAGCTTTACCGGATCGGATAGCGTCGGCGCCGCGATCCAGGCGCAGTCGGCGCCGACGCTGAAGCGGCTGCTGATGGAGCTTGGCGGCAAGTCGGCGCTGATCGTCCGCGACGACGCCGACATCATGGCGGCGGCGGCAAGCGGCGTGTCGGGCATCGTCACCCACAGCGGCCAGGGCTGTGCATTGCTCACCCGCCACCTCGTCCACAACAGCGTCAAGGACCAGTATATTGCGACGCTCGCGGGGATGCTGGGGGCGATCAAGATCGGCAATCCCGCCGATCCCGCCAATATGATGGGGCCGCTGATCCGCGAAGCCGCGCGCAAGCGCACCGAGGATTATGTCGATATCGCGCTCGGCCAGGGCGCGCGGCTGGTTCATGGCGGCAAGCGCCCCGATGGCCTGACCAGCGGTTATTATTACGAACCCACCCTGTTTGCCGACGTCGAGAACGGCCACCGCATCGCGCAGGAAGAGGTGTTCGGGCCGATCGGCGTCGTCATCGGCTTCGACAGCGACGACGAAGCGATCGCGCTCGCCAACGACAGCGATTTCGGCCTGTCGGGCGCAATCTTCTCCGCCAATGTCGGCCGCGCTTACGAGATGGCGTTGCAGATGCGCACCGGCGGCGTCCACATCAACGGCGGCGCGGGTCGTATGTCGAGCCACGCCCCCTTCGGCGGCATCAAGCGATCGGGCTATGGCCGCGAATATGGCCTCGAAGGGCTGAACGAGTTCACCAATATCAAGACCATCGCCTTCAAGGGCGGCTGA
- a CDS encoding MFS transporter: MNAAAAETREPAVAFMAWVGLGILLMISLVAFLDRQIISLMVGMIKDDLQISDGQIGLLQGAAFGLAYPLFAIPLGYASDRFSRRWVIFLGMIFWSLAATAGGFANSFTPLLAARIGVGIGEAALGPAAISLLGDSFPRHRLGLVMSIFSAGALLGSGIALAIGGAVIHWAGQGLTLPGLGHLAPWQVAFIVTGLPGAIIALLVFLVPEPPRKSGGQAGTVPWAELFAFMRRHARFLSCYILGFSSLQIATWASLAWLPAVIERSYGWSIVQVGATLAVFTIAIGLPGQIGNGMIVDRLFARGIQDAHLRYYAGVSLVAALCGVLAPLAPTAYLYLAILIPLKFAMNFGGVQAATVQIVTPSAMRGRMAAIMGTIAATIGGTSGPSVVALFTDHLFRDDAMVIWSLALTNAIFMPLAALLFWFGMKPMRTTVAELHAVR; the protein is encoded by the coding sequence ATGAACGCGGCAGCGGCCGAAACCCGCGAACCCGCTGTCGCTTTCATGGCGTGGGTCGGCCTTGGCATATTGCTGATGATCAGCCTCGTCGCGTTCCTCGACCGGCAGATCATCTCGCTGATGGTCGGGATGATCAAGGACGACCTCCAGATCAGCGACGGCCAGATCGGGCTGTTGCAGGGGGCCGCCTTCGGCCTCGCCTACCCGCTGTTCGCAATCCCGCTCGGCTATGCGTCCGATCGCTTTTCGCGGCGCTGGGTGATTTTCCTCGGCATGATCTTCTGGTCGCTCGCGGCGACGGCGGGCGGCTTTGCGAACAGCTTCACCCCGCTCCTCGCCGCGCGGATCGGCGTCGGGATCGGCGAGGCCGCACTCGGCCCGGCCGCGATCTCGCTGCTCGGCGACAGTTTTCCAAGACATCGGCTGGGGCTGGTCATGTCGATCTTTTCGGCAGGCGCCTTGCTGGGAAGCGGCATCGCGCTGGCGATCGGCGGCGCCGTCATCCATTGGGCGGGCCAGGGGCTGACCCTGCCGGGGCTCGGGCATCTGGCGCCATGGCAGGTGGCCTTCATCGTCACCGGATTGCCCGGCGCGATCATCGCGCTGCTCGTCTTTCTGGTTCCCGAACCGCCGCGAAAGAGCGGCGGCCAGGCCGGGACGGTGCCCTGGGCCGAACTGTTCGCCTTCATGCGGCGCCACGCCCGCTTCCTCTCCTGCTATATCCTCGGCTTCTCGAGCCTCCAGATCGCGACATGGGCGAGCCTGGCGTGGCTGCCCGCGGTCATCGAACGCAGCTATGGCTGGTCGATCGTCCAGGTCGGCGCGACGCTGGCGGTCTTCACGATCGCGATCGGGCTGCCGGGGCAGATCGGCAACGGGATGATCGTCGACCGCCTGTTCGCGCGCGGCATCCAGGATGCGCATCTGCGCTATTATGCCGGGGTGTCGCTGGTTGCGGCGCTGTGCGGCGTTCTCGCGCCGCTGGCCCCGACCGCCTATCTCTATCTCGCGATCCTGATCCCGCTCAAGTTCGCGATGAATTTCGGCGGCGTGCAGGCGGCCACCGTGCAGATCGTCACCCCCAGCGCGATGCGCGGCCGGATGGCGGCGATCATGGGGACGATCGCGGCGACGATCGGCGGCACCAGCGGCCCGTCGGTCGTGGCGCTGTTCACCGACCATCTGTTCCGCGACGATGCCATGGTCATCTGGTCGCTGGCGCTGACCAATGCGATTTTCATGCCGCTCGCGGCGCTGCTATTCTGGTTCGGGATGAAGCCGATGCGCACGACCGTTGCCGAGTTGCACGCCGTCCGCTGA
- a CDS encoding SDR family NAD(P)-dependent oxidoreductase, translated as MTQSEFSGRVALVTGAAKGIGAATAAQFAQQGASVVLADIDAAAGEATAARIRMEGGRAIFVPVDVRDEGAVAALVARAVDDFGTLDFAVNNAAIRPDQAPLDQMDLADFDALMAINLRSVAACLKHELRQMLRQDSRGAIVNVSSICGLRPQAASPGYVASKSAVIGLTRSASLDYAPQGIRVNCIAPGLVDTPMVDAALPASDTVRQQVAGQLSLFRRFGRAEEVAEACVWLCSDRASLLTGAILPVDGGYTAM; from the coding sequence ATGACGCAAAGTGAATTTTCCGGCCGCGTTGCGCTGGTCACCGGCGCGGCGAAGGGGATCGGCGCCGCGACTGCAGCCCAATTTGCCCAGCAGGGCGCCAGCGTCGTCCTCGCCGATATCGACGCGGCGGCGGGCGAGGCGACGGCGGCCCGGATTCGCATGGAAGGCGGCCGGGCAATTTTCGTTCCGGTCGATGTGCGCGACGAAGGCGCGGTTGCAGCGCTCGTCGCGCGGGCGGTCGATGATTTCGGGACGCTCGATTTCGCGGTCAACAACGCCGCGATCCGCCCGGATCAGGCGCCGCTCGACCAGATGGATCTCGCCGATTTCGACGCGCTGATGGCGATCAACCTGCGCTCGGTCGCGGCGTGCTTGAAACATGAATTGCGCCAGATGCTCCGGCAGGACAGTCGTGGTGCGATCGTCAATGTCTCGTCGATCTGCGGCCTGCGTCCGCAAGCGGCGAGCCCCGGCTATGTTGCGTCGAAATCGGCGGTGATCGGCCTCACCCGATCGGCATCGCTCGATTACGCGCCGCAGGGGATAAGGGTCAATTGCATCGCGCCGGGACTGGTTGACACACCGATGGTCGATGCCGCGCTGCCTGCGTCGGATACGGTGCGGCAACAGGTGGCGGGCCAACTCAGCCTGTTCCGCCGCTTCGGCCGCGCCGAAGAGGTGGCCGAGGCGTGCGTCTGGCTCTGCTCCGACCGCGCGTCGCTGCTGACCGGCGCGATCCTGCCCGTCGACGGCGGCTACACCGCGATGTAG
- a CDS encoding TonB-dependent receptor, which translates to MGRFQRMGAMLGASSLALIVASNAAHAQTAAPTPESPAPAADEAPSSDRDIIVTGQRRASTVQNTAAAISVLTADQLASTGTNSSMSLQFATPGVTISQDLGLQTQIYIRGIGSNLQGIATGNSVATYVDGVYIPNSIQSAQQFTDVERVEVLKGPQATLYGRNATGGAIITVSADPKFEYGGAADFSYGNYNAIAAHGRVNIPIIADRLALSIAGQVSTRDGYVKNLFTGNDINYEKSQAVRGALKAVLTDNLEVVLRADYTHSVASDVYKLFPRTSAYYYTPPNTIADQTPGPMYFTPNPREVYYDVDPRNPAKDRGYSATFRWNTPIGMLTSVTSRRNFDAGPIFGDSDQTPSFAIAFRAKINTIGSTQGSDSFYHDTYLATDFDGPFNLIVGANYFHDKEYAFDRSTITSSNSYAKTDAWSVYTDATFDLADTLRLVGGVRYSDESKSYTRDTLSVATGAVTATAGNKKSFQSTNPRFGIEWRPRAGMLIFATATSGFKSGGFNPTVPGNDFNPEKVWAYEGGIKTRLWDNRIRLATSAFYYDYSDIQVLQYITVQQGTPPVATLVQNITNGATAKVWGLDAEADVDLSDHFTISGALSLLHTEFGSTQFCDPLMGSCTATNPADRPFVNVEGNPLTRAPKVSANISAEYRVPTSAGDLKFRANAAFRDRVYYTVFKNEFYSGDPYWLLGGSVRFETKDNWFIEAYGQNLTNKLAITNIIASAPVRNSATGALLLGTPATFERYAPPRTYGIRIGFKY; encoded by the coding sequence ATGGGTCGATTTCAGCGCATGGGCGCGATGCTGGGCGCGTCGAGTCTCGCATTGATCGTGGCAAGCAATGCAGCGCATGCCCAAACCGCGGCGCCGACGCCCGAATCGCCGGCCCCCGCCGCAGACGAGGCGCCGTCATCGGATCGCGACATCATCGTCACCGGGCAGCGCCGCGCATCGACGGTCCAGAACACCGCGGCGGCGATCAGCGTCCTGACCGCCGACCAATTGGCATCGACGGGCACCAATTCGAGCATGAGCCTGCAATTCGCGACGCCGGGCGTGACGATTTCGCAGGATCTGGGGCTGCAGACGCAGATCTATATTCGCGGTATCGGCAGCAATCTGCAGGGCATCGCGACGGGCAATAGCGTCGCGACCTATGTCGACGGCGTCTATATCCCGAACAGCATCCAGAGCGCGCAGCAGTTCACCGATGTCGAACGGGTCGAGGTGCTGAAAGGACCGCAGGCCACGCTTTACGGCCGCAACGCCACCGGCGGCGCCATCATCACCGTTTCGGCCGACCCGAAGTTCGAATATGGCGGTGCGGCCGATTTTTCCTATGGCAATTACAATGCGATTGCCGCGCACGGCCGCGTGAATATCCCCATCATCGCCGACCGGCTGGCGCTGAGCATCGCCGGGCAGGTCAGCACGCGCGACGGTTATGTGAAGAATCTGTTCACCGGCAACGACATCAATTACGAAAAGTCGCAGGCGGTCCGCGGCGCGCTCAAGGCGGTGCTGACCGACAATCTCGAGGTCGTGCTGCGCGCCGACTATACCCATTCGGTGGCGAGCGACGTCTATAAGCTGTTCCCGCGCACCTCGGCCTATTATTACACGCCGCCGAACACGATCGCCGACCAGACGCCGGGTCCGATGTATTTCACGCCCAATCCGCGCGAGGTCTATTATGACGTCGATCCGCGCAACCCGGCCAAGGATCGCGGCTATTCGGCGACGTTTCGCTGGAACACGCCGATCGGCATGCTGACGTCGGTCACCAGCCGCCGCAACTTCGATGCCGGGCCGATCTTTGGCGACAGCGACCAGACACCAAGCTTCGCGATCGCCTTTCGCGCCAAGATCAACACGATCGGTTCGACCCAGGGGTCGGACTCCTTCTATCACGACACCTATCTGGCGACCGATTTCGACGGCCCGTTCAACCTGATCGTCGGGGCGAATTATTTCCACGACAAGGAATATGCCTTCGACCGATCGACCATCACCTCGTCCAATTCCTATGCCAAGACCGACGCCTGGTCGGTCTATACCGACGCGACCTTCGACCTGGCCGACACGCTGCGCCTGGTGGGCGGCGTGCGCTATTCGGACGAGAGCAAAAGCTATACGCGCGACACGCTGAGCGTCGCCACCGGCGCGGTGACGGCAACGGCGGGCAACAAGAAATCGTTCCAGAGCACCAATCCGCGGTTCGGCATCGAATGGCGGCCGCGCGCGGGGATGCTGATTTTCGCCACCGCGACGAGCGGGTTCAAGAGCGGCGGGTTCAATCCGACCGTTCCGGGGAACGACTTCAACCCCGAAAAGGTCTGGGCCTATGAAGGCGGGATCAAGACGCGGTTGTGGGACAATCGCATCCGCCTCGCGACCTCGGCCTTTTATTATGACTATTCGGATATCCAGGTGCTGCAATATATCACCGTGCAGCAGGGCACGCCGCCGGTCGCCACGCTGGTCCAGAATATCACCAATGGCGCGACGGCCAAGGTCTGGGGGCTCGATGCCGAAGCCGATGTCGACCTCAGCGACCATTTCACGATCAGCGGCGCGCTGTCGTTGCTGCACACCGAATTCGGATCGACGCAATTTTGCGATCCCCTGATGGGATCATGCACCGCGACCAACCCCGCCGACCGGCCGTTCGTCAATGTCGAGGGCAATCCCCTGACCCGCGCGCCAAAGGTTTCGGCCAATATCTCGGCCGAATATCGCGTGCCAACAAGCGCGGGCGATCTCAAGTTCCGCGCCAACGCCGCCTTTCGCGACCGGGTCTATTATACGGTGTTCAAGAATGAATTTTATTCGGGCGACCCTTATTGGCTGCTCGGCGGGTCGGTCCGCTTTGAAACCAAGGACAATTGGTTCATCGAAGCCTATGGCCAGAATCTGACCAACAAGCTGGCGATCACCAATATCATCGCCAGCGCGCCGGTGCGCAATTCGGCGACCGGGGCGCTGCTGCTCGGCACGCCCGCCACTTTTGAACGCTATGCGCCGCCGCGGACCTATGGGATTCGCATCGGGTTCAAATATTAG
- a CDS encoding MFS transporter has translation MADTQEIGKGGASGEPRASSLRQHLPFLSALFLADIAGAFETSMIYAAVKSIIAEFGDPTAVGWMVTIFGLVGAGCAAICGRLGDMYGRRKILIILLAAGTAGSILSAATTNFGLLLVGRGLQGLGAGVLPLLIGLLRQNLPAERVPVAVGLIVSAASAGTAGGLVLGGLLVDHMSWRSLFVASAILGALSTVTVWRLVPRAAGSDSAARLDWLSAILFLPGLALLLLMLGKGAAWGWTDGATLVAGAAGIALLGSWIWRSLRIADPLIDLRLLTNRGVALANIISALVALGALQITLIFSLLLQSPTWTGIGLGVSATVSGLVKLPSNLLGIAVAPFSGWLTQNRGERVPVFVGGIMVIVGWTAMIFWHGSILVVGAILCLIAAGTTILYTAIPNLIVPAVPEARTSEAIGTMSVIRAVAMAAGAQLVTVLLATSTVSKPGESGRYPDAAAFTLTLAVIAALTLCGTAMAFLIKRRR, from the coding sequence ATGGCAGATACACAAGAAATCGGCAAAGGCGGCGCGTCCGGCGAGCCGCGCGCTTCGTCGCTGCGGCAGCATCTTCCGTTTCTGAGCGCGCTGTTTCTCGCCGATATCGCGGGGGCGTTCGAAACCTCGATGATCTATGCCGCGGTCAAAAGCATCATCGCCGAATTCGGCGACCCGACCGCGGTCGGCTGGATGGTGACGATCTTTGGCCTGGTCGGCGCCGGTTGCGCCGCGATCTGCGGACGGCTGGGCGATATGTACGGACGCCGCAAGATATTGATCATCCTGCTCGCCGCCGGGACGGCGGGATCGATCCTGAGCGCCGCGACGACGAATTTCGGCCTTCTGCTGGTGGGGCGCGGCCTGCAAGGTCTCGGCGCCGGGGTCTTGCCGCTGCTGATCGGGCTGCTGCGCCAAAATCTGCCCGCCGAGCGCGTTCCCGTCGCGGTCGGGCTGATCGTATCGGCCGCTTCGGCGGGAACCGCGGGCGGTCTCGTCCTGGGGGGCCTGTTGGTCGATCATATGAGCTGGCGGTCGCTGTTCGTCGCCAGCGCGATCCTCGGCGCCCTATCGACGGTGACGGTCTGGCGGCTCGTGCCGCGCGCCGCCGGGTCGGATTCGGCCGCGCGGCTCGACTGGCTGAGCGCGATCCTTTTCCTGCCGGGGCTGGCGCTGCTGCTGCTCATGCTCGGCAAGGGCGCGGCCTGGGGCTGGACCGACGGCGCCACCCTCGTCGCGGGCGCTGCTGGAATCGCGCTGCTGGGCAGTTGGATATGGCGGAGCCTGCGCATCGCCGACCCGCTCATCGACCTCCGGCTGCTGACGAACCGCGGCGTCGCGCTCGCCAATATCATCTCCGCGCTGGTCGCGCTTGGCGCGCTGCAGATCACGCTGATCTTTTCGCTGCTCCTCCAGTCGCCGACCTGGACCGGCATCGGGCTTGGCGTGTCGGCCACCGTTTCGGGGCTGGTCAAGCTGCCCTCGAACCTTCTCGGCATCGCCGTTGCGCCGTTCAGCGGATGGCTGACGCAGAATCGCGGTGAGCGTGTTCCGGTCTTCGTCGGGGGAATCATGGTGATCGTCGGCTGGACCGCGATGATCTTTTGGCATGGCTCGATCCTGGTCGTCGGCGCCATCTTGTGCCTCATCGCGGCGGGAACGACGATCCTGTATACCGCCATCCCCAATCTGATCGTCCCCGCGGTTCCCGAAGCCCGCACCAGCGAGGCGATCGGGACGATGTCGGTGATCCGCGCCGTCGCCATGGCCGCCGGGGCGCAGCTCGTCACCGTCCTGCTCGCGACGAGCACCGTCAGCAAGCCGGGCGAGAGCGGCCGCTATCCCGACGCCGCGGCCTTTACCCTGACGCTGGCCGTGATCGCGGCCTTGACGCTTTGCGGCACCGCGATGGCGTTTCTGATCAAGCGGCGGCGCTAA
- a CDS encoding thiolase family protein, which translates to MTAKAIISGIGISAIGRNTDVSALDLTEQASRAAIADAGLSPADIDGVATLGDTPPAEASARLGIAPRYHGEGYSRGGLLSYVMAAAEAVEQGRARHVLIYRTVKMKGGNITAKDADEARKRGPKAQAAATATLPTMMADTPQLLAYHGYAATNWLGMHCQRHMALYGTTKEQLGWLAINSRRNAALNPLAVLREPITMDDYLAAPMISTPFGRLDCDIPIDGSAAFVVSHPGYAADAPNAAPAIEAFGGSTGPGAWTLRPDYPAMASVDAAAEMWSKTDLKPADIDIAQLYDGFTFLTFAWLEALGICERGGAGPFVEGATRIALDGALPLNTYGGQLSAGRLHGHWSLHEACLQLRREAGDRQVAKPLRVAAVSNGGGPIAGCLLLTSG; encoded by the coding sequence ATGACAGCAAAAGCCATAATATCGGGGATCGGAATCTCGGCCATCGGACGCAACACCGACGTGTCGGCGCTGGATCTTACCGAGCAGGCGAGCCGCGCCGCCATCGCCGACGCCGGGCTCTCGCCGGCCGACATCGACGGCGTTGCGACGCTGGGAGACACCCCGCCCGCCGAAGCGTCCGCACGATTGGGAATCGCACCGCGCTACCATGGCGAAGGCTATAGCCGCGGCGGCCTTCTTTCCTATGTGATGGCGGCGGCCGAAGCCGTCGAGCAGGGCCGCGCCCGCCACGTCCTGATCTATCGCACGGTCAAGATGAAGGGCGGCAATATCACCGCAAAGGACGCGGACGAGGCGCGCAAGCGCGGCCCAAAGGCCCAGGCGGCGGCGACCGCGACCCTTCCCACGATGATGGCCGACACGCCCCAGTTGCTCGCCTATCACGGCTATGCCGCGACCAACTGGCTCGGCATGCACTGCCAGCGCCACATGGCGCTTTACGGGACGACGAAGGAGCAGCTCGGCTGGCTGGCGATCAACAGCCGCCGCAATGCGGCCCTCAATCCGCTTGCCGTCCTGCGCGAGCCGATCACGATGGACGATTATCTGGCCGCCCCGATGATTTCGACCCCGTTCGGCCGACTCGACTGCGACATTCCGATCGACGGATCCGCGGCCTTTGTCGTGTCGCATCCCGGCTATGCCGCCGACGCCCCCAATGCCGCGCCCGCGATCGAGGCGTTCGGCGGCTCGACCGGGCCGGGCGCATGGACCCTGCGCCCCGATTACCCCGCCATGGCGTCGGTCGATGCCGCGGCGGAAATGTGGAGCAAGACCGATCTGAAACCCGCCGACATCGATATCGCCCAGCTTTATGACGGGTTCACCTTCCTGACCTTCGCATGGCTCGAAGCCCTGGGAATCTGCGAACGCGGCGGCGCCGGACCGTTCGTCGAGGGCGCGACGCGGATCGCGCTCGACGGTGCGTTGCCGCTCAACACCTATGGCGGCCAACTATCGGCGGGGCGGCTCCACGGCCATTGGTCGCTGCACGAAGCCTGCCTGCAATTGCGGCGCGAAGCCGGAGACCGGCAGGTCGCGAAGCCGCTTCGCGTCGCCGCGGTTTCGAACGGCGGCGGCCCGATCGCCGGATGCCTGCTCCTCACCAGCGGTTGA